The following coding sequences lie in one Vespula pensylvanica isolate Volc-1 chromosome 7, ASM1446617v1, whole genome shotgun sequence genomic window:
- the LOC122630622 gene encoding protein tyrosine phosphatase domain-containing protein 1-like isoform X2, whose amino-acid sequence MDISSLIPAGLQSNLPDIPLPGYNKFSENLRKFTPQAIQCAIFCGGSRCKYENPKAWPPVHMAIQNVFSHWVTDDVLAMARPSTRQIIKENMIGQFQEWSIKTIINLQTPGEHASCGGPLEKSGFTYDPNIFMKNEIYYYNFAMKDYGEATMGKLLDMVKVVAFAVQEGRVAIHCHAGLGRTGVLIACYLIYSLRVRANDAIRFVRMKRPCAIQTRGQIICVQEFEHFVLPQMIVYPLNSTIGDRKACSLQSYLKRQHNILHGYEQRTFKHIPKIVFTICERILQLCDCQEDNSPCEIEYKVSSTPFTRKFISYVLEKLRENGGNIRHSYSWTESLADSSLDYSTSTKARASSSEGSSRDTVDDIGRLSDVFCTSPDTPSCDLAYSGLDDSCVDDVLADGIHGQDLVDNDCYKEIQSQIDLKVAASNEIFRKINIEEVVKALIKDSTSLSDKMNKFLQQYQMDLNNRCTAWQRLELETDLDVLFGLLFEWLETLKHPVLDMDSLSYIVVWSSKPERCFEKIPSFSRYLLEYLLRFVSRLRPMTGESQSLVTRRFVASMTQQTVWMKNSFRPSNKNFPKLRRGTAGKINEFFIRAMSLIEEINTQEMSRPSWMSRWELVSRQLNKVDERKKEK is encoded by the exons ATGGACATAAGCTCTTTGATACCAGCTGGACTTCAGTCTAATTTGCCGGATATTCCATTGCCTGGTTACAACAAGTTTTCTGAAAATTTGCGAAAGTTTACGCCGCAGGCGATACAGTGTGCCATTTTTTGCGGTGGATCCAGATGCAAGTATGAAAATCCAAAAGCATGGCCACCGGTTCACATGGCGATACAAAACGTCTTTTCGCACTG ggTGACAGACGATGTTTTAGCCATGGCACGACCAAGTACCAGgcaaataataaaggaaaacaTGATTGGCCAGTTCCAAGAATGGAGCATAAAAACCATAATAAACTTACAAACACCGGGTGAACATGCAAGCTGCGGGGGACCTCTCGAAAAGAGTGGCTTCACCTACGAtcctaatatttttatgaagaaCGAGA tttattattacaattttgcTATGAAGGATTATGGCGAAGCGACGATGGGAAAACTTTTGGACATGGTCAAGGTCGTAGCCTTTGCCGTGCAAGAAGGAAGAGTGGCGATTCACTGTCATGCTG GTTTAGGTAGAACAGGTGTTCTGATCGCATGTTACCTGATTTATAGTTTACGTGTGAGAGCAAACGACGCCATAAGATTCGTTCGCATGAAACGACCATGTGCGATTCAGACACGAGGACAAATAATTTGCGTTCAGGAATTTGAACATTTCGTGTTACCACAGATGATAGTTTATCCATTAAACAGCACGATCGGCGATAGAAAAGCTTGTAGTCTTCAATCGTATCTGAAACGACAGCATAATATATTGCATGGTTACGAGCAACGTACTTTTAAACATATACCAAAG ATCGTCTTCACCATCTGCGAACGTATTCTACAGCTTTGCGATTGTCAAGAAGATAATTCGCCTTGCGAGATCGAGTACAAAGTTTCGAGCACACCGTTCACTcgcaaatttatttcatacgtattagaaaaattacgaGAGAACGGAGGAAATATAAGACATTCTTATTCCTGGACCGAATCACTTGCTGACTCATCTCTTGATTATTCGA CTTCTACGAAAGCTAGAGCAAGTAGCAGCGAAGGATCTTCACGAGATACAGTAGATGATATAGGAAGATTGAGCGACGTGTTTTGCACGTCGCCTGACACTCCTTCTTGCGATTTAGCTTATTCAG GTTTGGACGACAGTTGTGTAGACGATGTTTTAGCTGATGGAATTCACGGACAAGATCTCGTTGATAACGATTGTTACAAAGAGATACAATCTCAAATCGATCTAAAGGTAGCCGCaagcaatgaaatatttcgaaagattaatATCGAGGAGGTGGTTAAAGcattaataaaagattctaCGAGTTTGTCCGataaaatgaacaaatttttGCAACAGTATCag ATGGATTTGAACAATCGTTGTACAGCATGGCAACGTTTGGAACTTGAAACGGATCTCGATGTTCTCTTTGGTCTTCTTTTCGAATGGTTGGAGACACTGAAACATCCTGTTCTCGATATGGATAGTCTAAGTTATATCGTCGTTTGGAGTTCGAAACCAGAACGGTGTTTCGAAAAGATACCTAGTTTTAGCAGATATCTTTTGGAATATCTTTTAAGATTCGTTTCTCGTTTGAGACCGATGACTGGTGAAAGTCAGAGTCTCGTAACGAGAAGATTCGTCGCTTCTATGACGCAACAAACTGTTTggatgaaaaattcttttcgaccTTCGa ATAAGAATTTTCCGAAGCTACGACGCGGTACGGCTGGcaagataaatgaattttttatacgagCGATGAGCTTgatagaagaaattaatacgcAAGAAATGAGCAGACCATCGTGGATGTCGAGATGGGAACTAGTATCGAGACAATTAAATAAAGtggatgaaaggaaaaaagaaaaatga
- the LOC122630622 gene encoding protein tyrosine phosphatase domain-containing protein 1-like isoform X1 encodes MDISSLIPAGLQSNLPDIPLPGYNKFSENLRKFTPQAIQCAIFCGGSRCKYENPKAWPPVHMAIQNVFSHWVTDDVLAMARPSTRQIIKENMIGQFQEWSIKTIINLQTPGEHASCGGPLEKSGFTYDPNIFMKNENPWIKEIISKEGSSRSLNIYYYNFAMKDYGEATMGKLLDMVKVVAFAVQEGRVAIHCHAGLGRTGVLIACYLIYSLRVRANDAIRFVRMKRPCAIQTRGQIICVQEFEHFVLPQMIVYPLNSTIGDRKACSLQSYLKRQHNILHGYEQRTFKHIPKIVFTICERILQLCDCQEDNSPCEIEYKVSSTPFTRKFISYVLEKLRENGGNIRHSYSWTESLADSSLDYSTSTKARASSSEGSSRDTVDDIGRLSDVFCTSPDTPSCDLAYSGLDDSCVDDVLADGIHGQDLVDNDCYKEIQSQIDLKVAASNEIFRKINIEEVVKALIKDSTSLSDKMNKFLQQYQMDLNNRCTAWQRLELETDLDVLFGLLFEWLETLKHPVLDMDSLSYIVVWSSKPERCFEKIPSFSRYLLEYLLRFVSRLRPMTGESQSLVTRRFVASMTQQTVWMKNSFRPSNKNFPKLRRGTAGKINEFFIRAMSLIEEINTQEMSRPSWMSRWELVSRQLNKVDERKKEK; translated from the exons ATGGACATAAGCTCTTTGATACCAGCTGGACTTCAGTCTAATTTGCCGGATATTCCATTGCCTGGTTACAACAAGTTTTCTGAAAATTTGCGAAAGTTTACGCCGCAGGCGATACAGTGTGCCATTTTTTGCGGTGGATCCAGATGCAAGTATGAAAATCCAAAAGCATGGCCACCGGTTCACATGGCGATACAAAACGTCTTTTCGCACTG ggTGACAGACGATGTTTTAGCCATGGCACGACCAAGTACCAGgcaaataataaaggaaaacaTGATTGGCCAGTTCCAAGAATGGAGCATAAAAACCATAATAAACTTACAAACACCGGGTGAACATGCAAGCTGCGGGGGACCTCTCGAAAAGAGTGGCTTCACCTACGAtcctaatatttttatgaagaaCGAGA ATCCTTggataaaggaaataatttcaaaggaaGGAAGTTCTCGATCATTAAACA tttattattacaattttgcTATGAAGGATTATGGCGAAGCGACGATGGGAAAACTTTTGGACATGGTCAAGGTCGTAGCCTTTGCCGTGCAAGAAGGAAGAGTGGCGATTCACTGTCATGCTG GTTTAGGTAGAACAGGTGTTCTGATCGCATGTTACCTGATTTATAGTTTACGTGTGAGAGCAAACGACGCCATAAGATTCGTTCGCATGAAACGACCATGTGCGATTCAGACACGAGGACAAATAATTTGCGTTCAGGAATTTGAACATTTCGTGTTACCACAGATGATAGTTTATCCATTAAACAGCACGATCGGCGATAGAAAAGCTTGTAGTCTTCAATCGTATCTGAAACGACAGCATAATATATTGCATGGTTACGAGCAACGTACTTTTAAACATATACCAAAG ATCGTCTTCACCATCTGCGAACGTATTCTACAGCTTTGCGATTGTCAAGAAGATAATTCGCCTTGCGAGATCGAGTACAAAGTTTCGAGCACACCGTTCACTcgcaaatttatttcatacgtattagaaaaattacgaGAGAACGGAGGAAATATAAGACATTCTTATTCCTGGACCGAATCACTTGCTGACTCATCTCTTGATTATTCGA CTTCTACGAAAGCTAGAGCAAGTAGCAGCGAAGGATCTTCACGAGATACAGTAGATGATATAGGAAGATTGAGCGACGTGTTTTGCACGTCGCCTGACACTCCTTCTTGCGATTTAGCTTATTCAG GTTTGGACGACAGTTGTGTAGACGATGTTTTAGCTGATGGAATTCACGGACAAGATCTCGTTGATAACGATTGTTACAAAGAGATACAATCTCAAATCGATCTAAAGGTAGCCGCaagcaatgaaatatttcgaaagattaatATCGAGGAGGTGGTTAAAGcattaataaaagattctaCGAGTTTGTCCGataaaatgaacaaatttttGCAACAGTATCag ATGGATTTGAACAATCGTTGTACAGCATGGCAACGTTTGGAACTTGAAACGGATCTCGATGTTCTCTTTGGTCTTCTTTTCGAATGGTTGGAGACACTGAAACATCCTGTTCTCGATATGGATAGTCTAAGTTATATCGTCGTTTGGAGTTCGAAACCAGAACGGTGTTTCGAAAAGATACCTAGTTTTAGCAGATATCTTTTGGAATATCTTTTAAGATTCGTTTCTCGTTTGAGACCGATGACTGGTGAAAGTCAGAGTCTCGTAACGAGAAGATTCGTCGCTTCTATGACGCAACAAACTGTTTggatgaaaaattcttttcgaccTTCGa ATAAGAATTTTCCGAAGCTACGACGCGGTACGGCTGGcaagataaatgaattttttatacgagCGATGAGCTTgatagaagaaattaatacgcAAGAAATGAGCAGACCATCGTGGATGTCGAGATGGGAACTAGTATCGAGACAATTAAATAAAGtggatgaaaggaaaaaagaaaaatga